A region of Rhodospirillales bacterium DNA encodes the following proteins:
- a CDS encoding DUF1993 domain-containing protein: protein MAISMYSASVPVFRRQLAAVGKVFEKAAAHAAARKMDEGVLLQTRLFPDMLPLVRQVQIAADFAKNTSALLAGVEPPKFEDSEANFADVQARVARTLAHLATFKPEQIDGGDAREITRQIGGSPMTFTGEIYLLHFAMPNFYFHCTTAYAILRHCGVEIGKRDFIGGL, encoded by the coding sequence ATGGCGATCTCGATGTACTCGGCCTCGGTGCCGGTGTTCCGACGGCAGCTCGCGGCGGTCGGCAAGGTGTTCGAGAAGGCCGCCGCGCACGCCGCCGCCAGGAAGATGGACGAGGGCGTGCTGCTGCAGACGCGGCTCTTCCCCGACATGCTGCCGCTGGTGCGCCAGGTGCAGATCGCCGCCGATTTCGCCAAGAACACGTCGGCGCTGCTGGCCGGCGTCGAACCGCCGAAATTCGAGGATTCAGAGGCGAATTTCGCCGACGTCCAGGCGCGCGTCGCGCGGACGCTGGCGCATCTCGCGACCTTCAAGCCGGAGCAGATCGACGGCGGCGATGCGCGCGAGATCACGCGGCAGATCGGCGGCAGTCCGATGACCTTCACGGGCGAGATCTATCTCCTGCATTTCGCGATGCCGAACTTCTATTTCCACTGCACCACGGCCTACGCGATCCTGCGCCATTGCGGCGTCGAGATCGGCAAGCGCGATTTCATCGGCGGCCTCTGA
- the ccoS gene encoding cbb3-type cytochrome oxidase assembly protein CcoS — protein sequence MNAMLFLLPLALALGFAGLLAFLWALRSGQFEDPDGDGARLLFDDDRPARRGGEEGRGR from the coding sequence ATGAACGCGATGCTGTTCCTGTTGCCGCTGGCGCTGGCGCTCGGTTTCGCCGGTCTGCTGGCGTTCCTGTGGGCGCTCCGGTCGGGCCAGTTCGAGGATCCGGATGGCGACGGTGCGCGTCTGCTGTTCGACGACGACCGTCCGGCGCGCCGCGGCGGCGAGGAAGGGAGAGGACGATGA
- a CDS encoding RlmE family RNA methyltransferase, with the protein MARASKGGGVKGGTAFTGRDAAVRVKTAKGRKISSTLWLERQLNDPYVHEARRRGYRSRAAFKIRELDDQFHFLKPGARIVDLGCAPGGWCQVAVERVAPDRTGGRIVGIDVTPVEPLAGVELLHHDFMLDDAPAMLKAALGGPADAVLSDMAAPATGHTQTDHMRIMALAETAHDFAREVLKPGGTFVAKVLRGGTERGLLDLLKRDFASVRHVKPPSSRADSAEMFVVATGFRGSAGAGG; encoded by the coding sequence ATGGCCAGGGCATCGAAGGGCGGCGGCGTGAAGGGCGGCACCGCGTTCACCGGCCGCGACGCGGCGGTCCGCGTCAAGACCGCCAAGGGCCGCAAGATCTCCTCGACGCTGTGGCTGGAGCGCCAGCTCAACGATCCCTACGTGCACGAGGCCAGGCGCCGCGGCTACCGTTCGCGCGCCGCGTTCAAGATCCGCGAGCTCGACGACCAGTTCCATTTCCTCAAGCCCGGCGCGCGCATCGTCGACCTCGGCTGCGCCCCCGGCGGCTGGTGCCAGGTGGCGGTCGAGCGCGTCGCGCCTGACCGCACCGGCGGGCGCATCGTCGGCATCGACGTCACGCCGGTCGAGCCGCTCGCCGGCGTCGAGCTGCTGCACCACGATTTCATGCTCGACGACGCGCCGGCGATGCTGAAGGCGGCGCTGGGCGGGCCCGCCGACGCGGTTCTCAGCGACATGGCGGCGCCGGCCACGGGGCACACGCAGACCGACCACATGCGCATCATGGCGCTGGCCGAGACGGCGCACGATTTCGCGCGCGAGGTGCTGAAGCCCGGCGGGACGTTTGTCGCAAAGGTGCTGCGCGGCGGCACGGAGCGCGGCCTGCTCGATCTGCTGAAGCGCGACTTCGCCAGCGTGCGGCATGTGAAGCCGCCGTCGAGCCGCGCCGATTCGGCGGAGATGTTCGTCGTCGCCACCGGATTCCGCGGGAGCGCCGGCGCCGGCGGTTGA
- a CDS encoding FixH family protein: protein MDIATPAARARGSIVPWLFPAGLGLVVAVNMVMLWFALTTFPGVATRNAYEEGRAYNRVIARDAGIAELGWRTTVRVVDSGGAVEAVYVGRDGAPVAALTPRAVFTRPVGERASLEVALSETEPGVYRAAVALPLRGVWAVRLTAGAHEAVARVMAP, encoded by the coding sequence ATGGACATCGCCACACCGGCCGCCAGAGCGCGCGGCTCGATCGTCCCCTGGCTGTTTCCCGCCGGGCTCGGCCTCGTCGTCGCCGTCAACATGGTGATGCTGTGGTTCGCGCTGACGACCTTTCCGGGCGTCGCGACGCGCAACGCCTACGAGGAGGGGCGCGCCTACAACCGCGTGATCGCCCGCGACGCCGGAATCGCGGAGCTGGGGTGGCGGACGACCGTCCGCGTCGTGGATTCCGGCGGCGCGGTCGAGGCCGTCTATGTCGGGCGCGACGGCGCGCCGGTGGCGGCGTTGACGCCGAGAGCGGTGTTCACGCGGCCGGTCGGCGAGCGCGCGTCGCTGGAGGTGGCTTTGTCGGAGACCGAGCCGGGCGTCTACCGCGCGGCCGTGGCGCTGCCGCTGCGCGGCGTCTGGGCGGTCCGTCTCACCGCCGGCGCGCACGAGGCGGTCGCGCGGGTGATGGCGCCGTGA
- a CDS encoding cbb3-type cytochrome c oxidase subunit 3, with amino-acid sequence MTLNELLPQIKPLWTLWFFTMFAVIIVWTMWPRRRGDLEAQARIPLEEDNPANGGRDGR; translated from the coding sequence ATGACTCTCAACGAGCTCCTGCCGCAGATCAAGCCGCTGTGGACGCTGTGGTTCTTCACGATGTTCGCCGTGATCATCGTCTGGACCATGTGGCCGCGCCGGCGCGGAGATCTCGAGGCGCAGGCCCGCATCCCGCTCGAGGAAGACAACCCCGCCAATGGAGGCCGCGATGGCCGGTAA
- the cadA gene encoding cadmium-translocating P-type ATPase, whose product MTSLSLAAVDAPRHGAAATACAHCGADVAGAGGFCCAGCAGAYALVRELGLDAYYARRPVRVDAPATEALPVDPTPYVRVQGGRASVDLAVDGLHCAACVWLIESAVGRDPAVVEARLNATTRRLRLAWNGEPSKAVAFAALVRRLGYRVAPFVPGAAARLADDEERFLLRCLAVSGFAAANVMMLSLSVWSGAVGMGSATRDLLHAVSALIALPALLYAARPFARSAFGALRHGRSNMDVPIVVGVALTAGISLAETLRSGPHAYFESALMLVFFLLTGRYVERRARGRARSAAANLLSLAAGVAVVEGGDGALRTVAPPDVRAGDVLRVAVGERFAADGDALDAAIRVDNSIVTGETDPVEVAVGGRVAAGAINMGAPARVRVTATGDDTTLARVARLLEAAEQGRSRYQALADRIARYYAPFVHVLAAATFVAWTAVLDASAREGLLAAISVLIVTCPCALALAQPAVATAAVGALSRMGVLVVSPTALERIGAVDTVVFDKTGTLTIGRPELLRDGAWEADDLREAASLAAVSRHPLARALAAAAPDVAAADGVEEVAGRGLRSGDRRLGSRRFCGVPESAGGDQAELWLARPGREPVRFAFADPLRPDAAATVAALEARGLRVALLSGDRAPAVARVAAAAGIRDWTAGATPEDKLERIRTLTHAGRRVLMVGDGINDAPALAAAHASLSPGDATDVATAAADALFQGRSLRVVSATVDLAQRATRAMRVNLALALVYNVVAVPLAMAGGLTPPVAAAAMSGSSLLVVLNAIRAGRAPSGEASR is encoded by the coding sequence GTGACATCGCTCTCCCTCGCGGCGGTCGACGCGCCGCGCCATGGCGCCGCCGCGACGGCGTGTGCCCATTGCGGCGCGGATGTCGCGGGCGCCGGCGGGTTCTGCTGCGCCGGCTGCGCCGGCGCCTACGCGTTGGTGCGCGAACTCGGACTCGACGCCTACTACGCCCGGCGTCCCGTCCGGGTCGACGCGCCGGCGACCGAGGCGTTGCCGGTCGATCCGACGCCGTATGTCCGCGTACAGGGTGGCCGGGCGTCGGTCGATCTCGCGGTCGACGGACTCCATTGCGCGGCATGCGTCTGGTTGATCGAAAGCGCGGTCGGCCGCGACCCGGCCGTGGTCGAGGCCCGCCTCAACGCGACCACCCGGCGCCTGCGCCTGGCGTGGAACGGCGAACCGTCGAAGGCCGTCGCGTTCGCGGCACTGGTCCGGCGTCTCGGCTACAGGGTGGCGCCGTTCGTGCCGGGCGCCGCCGCCCGGCTCGCCGACGACGAGGAGCGGTTCCTGCTGCGGTGCCTGGCGGTCTCCGGGTTCGCGGCCGCCAACGTGATGATGCTGTCGTTGTCCGTGTGGTCGGGCGCGGTGGGGATGGGCTCCGCGACGCGCGACCTGCTGCACGCCGTGTCCGCGTTGATCGCGCTGCCGGCGCTGCTCTACGCCGCGCGCCCGTTCGCGCGCTCGGCCTTCGGCGCGCTGCGGCACGGGCGCTCCAACATGGACGTGCCGATCGTGGTCGGCGTCGCGCTGACGGCGGGCATCAGCCTTGCCGAGACGCTGCGGTCCGGTCCGCACGCCTATTTCGAATCGGCGCTGATGCTGGTGTTCTTCCTGCTGACAGGGCGCTACGTCGAGCGCCGGGCGCGGGGACGGGCGCGGTCTGCCGCCGCGAACCTCCTGAGCCTCGCGGCCGGAGTCGCCGTGGTCGAGGGCGGAGACGGCGCGCTCCGGACGGTCGCGCCGCCCGATGTGCGTGCCGGCGACGTCCTCCGGGTCGCGGTCGGCGAGCGCTTCGCGGCGGACGGAGACGCGCTCGACGCGGCGATCCGGGTCGACAACTCGATCGTCACCGGCGAGACCGATCCGGTCGAGGTCGCGGTCGGCGGCCGCGTCGCGGCGGGCGCGATCAACATGGGCGCGCCGGCGCGCGTCCGCGTGACGGCGACCGGCGACGACACCACGCTCGCGCGCGTCGCGCGCCTGCTCGAGGCCGCCGAGCAGGGCCGCTCCCGCTACCAGGCGCTGGCCGACCGGATCGCGCGCTACTACGCGCCCTTCGTGCACGTGCTCGCGGCCGCGACGTTCGTCGCGTGGACGGCGGTCCTCGACGCCTCGGCGCGCGAGGGGCTGCTGGCCGCGATCTCGGTGCTGATCGTCACCTGTCCCTGCGCGTTGGCCCTGGCGCAGCCGGCGGTGGCGACCGCCGCCGTCGGCGCGTTGTCGCGCATGGGCGTGCTCGTTGTGTCGCCCACGGCGCTCGAGCGGATCGGCGCCGTCGACACGGTGGTGTTCGACAAGACCGGCACCTTGACGATCGGCCGGCCGGAGCTGCTGCGCGACGGCGCGTGGGAGGCCGACGATCTGCGCGAGGCGGCGTCGCTCGCGGCGGTGTCGCGGCACCCTCTGGCGAGGGCGCTCGCGGCCGCCGCGCCGGACGTGGCGGCGGCCGACGGCGTGGAGGAGGTGGCGGGCCGGGGACTGCGGTCCGGCGATCGACGGCTCGGATCGCGCCGGTTCTGCGGCGTGCCGGAATCGGCCGGCGGCGACCAGGCGGAACTGTGGCTGGCGCGACCGGGCCGGGAGCCGGTCCGGTTCGCCTTCGCCGATCCGCTGCGTCCGGACGCGGCGGCCACGGTCGCGGCGCTGGAGGCGCGAGGGCTGCGGGTCGCTTTGCTGTCGGGCGATCGCGCGCCGGCGGTCGCCCGCGTCGCGGCGGCGGCGGGCATCCGTGACTGGACGGCGGGGGCGACGCCCGAGGACAAGCTCGAGCGGATCCGGACGCTGACGCACGCCGGCCGCCGCGTGCTGATGGTGGGCGACGGCATCAACGACGCGCCGGCGCTGGCCGCGGCGCACGCTTCGCTGTCGCCCGGCGACGCCACCGATGTCGCCACGGCCGCCGCCGACGCGCTGTTCCAGGGGCGGTCGCTGCGGGTCGTGTCGGCGACGGTTGACCTGGCGCAACGCGCCACGCGGGCGATGCGTGTCAATCTGGCGTTGGCGCTGGTGTACAATGTCGTCGCCGTGCCGTTGGCGATGGCCGGTGGGCTGACGCCGCCGGTCGCGGCGGCGGCGATGTCCGGCTCGTCGCTGCTGGTGGTGCTCAACGCGATACGCGCGGGGCGCGCGCCGTCCGGGGAGGCGTCTCGATGA
- a CDS encoding Ppx/GppA family phosphatase, with protein sequence MSEGAADVGGWRRGRFAHTFAAIDLGTNNCRLLVANASATGFDVTDSFSRPVRLGERLTDTGALCDDAIGRTLAALEVCAEKMRRGRVTRSRHIATEACRRATNGQAFLDIVRERTGLVFDVISAREEARLAVSSCQQLLDPTRPRALLVDIGGGSTEVVWIALDDRPPTVCGVDPAIRDMVSIPWGVVTLTEARTTGLARDAALPEGVYEAMLRQIDDALAPFCARNGVRREIEADRVQMIGASGTVTTMAAHNMGLRRYARNAVDGTVIARDAVMRICARLSGMSVASLTQEPCIGEERAELALAGGAILEAVCRRWPVPRIVVADRGLREGVLADLMRQADRDCDPLRRFDDDTAASAG encoded by the coding sequence ATGTCGGAAGGGGCGGCCGATGTCGGCGGCTGGCGTCGTGGGCGGTTCGCGCACACGTTCGCGGCCATCGATCTCGGTACCAACAACTGCCGTCTACTCGTCGCCAACGCGTCGGCCACCGGCTTCGACGTGACGGACTCGTTCTCGCGCCCCGTCCGGCTCGGGGAGCGCCTGACCGACACCGGCGCGCTGTGCGATGACGCCATCGGCCGCACCTTGGCGGCGCTGGAGGTCTGCGCCGAGAAGATGCGCCGCGGCCGCGTCACGCGGTCGCGGCATATCGCGACCGAGGCCTGCCGGCGCGCCACCAACGGGCAGGCCTTCCTCGACATCGTCCGCGAGCGCACAGGCCTCGTGTTCGACGTCATCTCGGCGCGCGAGGAGGCCCGCCTGGCGGTCTCGAGCTGCCAGCAGCTGCTCGATCCGACGCGGCCCAGGGCGCTGCTGGTCGACATCGGCGGCGGCTCGACCGAGGTCGTGTGGATCGCGCTCGACGACCGGCCGCCGACCGTCTGCGGCGTCGATCCGGCGATCCGCGACATGGTGTCGATCCCGTGGGGCGTGGTCACGCTGACCGAGGCCCGCACCACCGGCCTGGCGCGCGACGCGGCGCTGCCGGAAGGCGTCTACGAGGCGATGCTGCGCCAGATCGACGACGCCTTGGCGCCGTTCTGCGCCCGCAACGGCGTCCGCCGGGAGATCGAGGCCGACCGCGTCCAGATGATCGGCGCCTCGGGCACCGTCACGACGATGGCGGCGCACAACATGGGTCTGAGGCGCTACGCGCGCAACGCCGTGGACGGCACCGTGATCGCGCGCGACGCCGTCATGCGGATCTGCGCGCGGCTGTCCGGCATGTCGGTGGCGTCGCTGACGCAGGAGCCGTGCATCGGCGAGGAGCGGGCCGAGCTGGCGCTGGCCGGCGGCGCCATCCTCGAGGCGGTCTGCCGGCGCTGGCCGGTGCCGCGGATCGTCGTCGCCGACCGCGGCCTGCGCGAGGGGGTGCTGGCCGATCTGATGCGCCAGGCGGACCGCGACTGCGATCCGCTGCGCCGGTTCGACGACGACACCGCCGCGTCCGCGGGCTGA
- a CDS encoding DUF2189 domain-containing protein — MSKPTEIDEEPPVVPADGSLPLDRPWLWMERGWADFKRAPAIGLLYGMGFVGASWTLVTLLAIVGDIHMLLPLTGGFFILAPLLVAGLYETSRRLELGRTATVGGAFLAWRAPGQLALMGVVLLLIHLVWVRIALLLYPLFFHARAPTWETLIPQLLGTPTGIGLLITGGLIGGALAVLSFCVSAVSIPMLVDRDVSFAEAIVASLKVVARHPRTMLFWGAVIVVFTAMGLATMFFGLALVIPVVGHATWHAYRDTVPPAG, encoded by the coding sequence ATGTCGAAGCCGACCGAGATCGACGAGGAACCACCCGTCGTCCCCGCCGACGGGTCGCTGCCGCTGGACCGGCCGTGGCTGTGGATGGAGCGCGGCTGGGCGGATTTCAAGCGCGCGCCGGCCATCGGCCTGCTCTACGGAATGGGCTTCGTCGGCGCGAGCTGGACGCTGGTCACCCTGCTCGCCATCGTCGGCGACATCCATATGCTGCTGCCGTTGACCGGCGGCTTCTTCATCCTCGCGCCCCTGCTCGTGGCCGGCCTGTACGAGACCAGCCGGCGCCTGGAACTCGGCCGCACGGCGACGGTCGGCGGCGCCTTCCTCGCGTGGCGGGCGCCGGGGCAGCTCGCGCTGATGGGCGTCGTGCTCCTCCTGATCCACCTGGTGTGGGTGCGGATCGCGCTGCTGCTCTACCCGCTCTTCTTCCACGCCCGCGCCCCGACGTGGGAGACGCTGATCCCGCAGCTGCTCGGCACGCCCACCGGGATCGGGTTGCTGATCACCGGCGGATTGATCGGCGGCGCCTTGGCCGTGCTGTCGTTCTGCGTCTCGGCCGTCTCGATCCCGATGCTCGTCGACCGCGACGTCTCGTTCGCCGAGGCGATCGTCGCCAGCCTCAAGGTCGTGGCCCGCCACCCGCGGACGATGCTGTTCTGGGGGGCGGTCATCGTCGTCTTCACGGCGATGGGGCTGGCGACGATGTTCTTCGGCCTCGCGCTGGTCATCCCCGTCGTCGGGCATGCCACGTGGCACGCCTACCGCGACACGGTGCCGCCGGCCGGGTGA
- a CDS encoding methyltransferase domain-containing protein — protein sequence MRPGDRVLDLCAGLCGPARHNVVVRGVEVTAVDLNAKRCAGARDLNARVGLAGRIAVIEADVTAPPVPDGAFDIAWSQEAFLHIADKPRLLAAARRALRTGGRLAFTDWTAGPGLTTDDRALMSTGIAAKAIHTPAEYGALLSAAGFDSIAHEDVSVLWKPILRARLEMYRGLREEARRGSGADPHANYVRFYERFVDLVVSGRLGGARFVATV from the coding sequence ATGCGGCCCGGCGACCGCGTGCTCGATCTCTGCGCCGGGTTGTGCGGCCCGGCGCGGCACAACGTCGTCGTCCGTGGCGTCGAGGTCACGGCGGTCGACCTCAACGCCAAACGCTGCGCCGGCGCGCGGGACCTCAACGCGCGGGTCGGACTCGCCGGCCGGATCGCGGTGATCGAAGCCGACGTCACGGCGCCGCCGGTGCCGGACGGCGCGTTCGACATCGCGTGGAGCCAGGAGGCGTTTCTCCACATCGCCGACAAGCCGCGGCTGCTGGCGGCGGCGCGGCGGGCGCTGCGCACCGGCGGCCGTCTGGCGTTCACCGACTGGACGGCGGGGCCGGGGCTGACGACCGACGATCGCGCGCTGATGTCGACGGGCATCGCCGCGAAGGCGATCCATACGCCGGCCGAGTACGGCGCGCTGCTGTCGGCCGCGGGGTTTGACTCGATCGCGCACGAGGACGTCTCGGTCCTATGGAAGCCGATCCTGCGGGCCCGCCTGGAGATGTACCGGGGCCTGCGCGAGGAGGCGCGGCGCGGGTCTGGAGCGGATCCCCATGCGAACTACGTGCGGTTCTACGAGCGCTTCGTCGATCTCGTCGTGTCCGGGCGGCTGGGCGGCGCCCGGTTCGTCGCCACCGTATGA
- the ccoN gene encoding cytochrome-c oxidase, cbb3-type subunit I produces the protein MTSAAAAPAIPLAAPRAVAREDYVEDVVRAFVIAICFWGVVAFAAGVYIALQLAYPALNLGLEWTTFGRLRPVHTSAAIFAFGGSAMLGTSIYVVQRTCHARLFGGAPVAWFIFWGYQFFIVMAALSYVLGYSQSKEYAEPEWYIDLFLTALWVVYLVAFVGTLMKRREPHIYVANWFYLAFIVTVAMLHIVNNLAVPVSAAGAKSYSLFAGVQDAMTQWWYGHNAVGFFLTAGFLGMMYYFIPKAAGRPVYSYRLSIIHFWALVFLYIWAGPHHLLYTALPDWAQTLGMVFSIMLWMPSWGGMINGVMTLSGAWEKLRTDPSLRFNVTAVGFYGMSTFEGPMMSIKQVNALSHYTDWTIGHVHSGALGWNALVVFGTLYYLVPVLWNRQAVWSQRLVAWHFWVATIGIVLYITSMWVSGIMEGLMWRAYDELGFLQYSFIETVEAKHPSYLIRALGGLLFLGGAVIMVFNLWRTVTHGVPAAAPAARAAA, from the coding sequence ATGACAAGCGCCGCCGCCGCTCCGGCGATACCGTTGGCCGCGCCACGCGCGGTGGCGCGGGAGGACTACGTCGAGGACGTCGTCCGCGCCTTCGTGATCGCGATCTGCTTCTGGGGCGTGGTCGCGTTCGCGGCCGGCGTCTACATCGCCCTGCAACTCGCCTATCCGGCCCTGAACCTCGGGCTCGAGTGGACGACCTTCGGCCGCCTGCGGCCGGTGCACACGTCGGCGGCGATCTTCGCGTTCGGCGGCAGCGCCATGCTCGGGACGTCGATCTACGTCGTCCAGCGCACCTGCCACGCCCGCCTGTTCGGCGGCGCGCCGGTCGCGTGGTTCATCTTCTGGGGCTACCAGTTCTTCATCGTCATGGCGGCCCTGTCGTACGTGCTCGGCTACTCGCAGAGCAAGGAGTACGCCGAGCCTGAGTGGTACATCGACCTGTTCCTGACGGCCCTCTGGGTCGTCTACCTCGTGGCGTTCGTCGGCACGCTGATGAAGCGGCGGGAGCCGCACATCTATGTCGCGAACTGGTTCTACCTTGCGTTCATCGTCACGGTGGCGATGCTGCACATCGTCAACAACCTCGCGGTCCCGGTGTCCGCCGCCGGCGCGAAGAGCTACTCGCTGTTCGCCGGCGTCCAGGACGCGATGACGCAGTGGTGGTACGGCCACAACGCCGTCGGCTTCTTCCTGACGGCCGGCTTCCTCGGGATGATGTACTACTTCATCCCCAAGGCGGCGGGGCGCCCGGTGTACTCCTACCGCCTGTCGATCATCCACTTCTGGGCGCTGGTGTTCCTCTACATCTGGGCCGGCCCGCACCATCTGCTCTACACCGCGCTGCCGGACTGGGCGCAGACGCTCGGCATGGTGTTCTCCATCATGCTCTGGATGCCGTCATGGGGCGGCATGATCAACGGCGTCATGACGCTGTCCGGCGCGTGGGAGAAGCTGCGCACGGATCCCTCCCTGCGCTTCAACGTCACGGCGGTCGGCTTCTACGGCATGTCCACGTTCGAGGGGCCGATGATGTCGATCAAGCAGGTCAACGCGCTCAGCCACTACACGGACTGGACGATCGGCCACGTGCATTCCGGCGCGCTCGGCTGGAACGCCCTCGTGGTGTTCGGGACGCTCTACTACCTCGTCCCGGTCCTGTGGAACCGCCAGGCCGTGTGGTCGCAGCGGCTGGTCGCATGGCACTTCTGGGTCGCGACCATCGGCATCGTCCTCTACATCACGTCGATGTGGGTCAGCGGCATCATGGAGGGCCTGATGTGGCGCGCCTACGACGAGCTCGGCTTCCTGCAGTACTCGTTCATCGAGACCGTCGAGGCGAAGCACCCCTCGTACCTGATCCGCGCGCTGGGCGGCCTCCTGTTCCTCGGCGGCGCGGTGATCATGGTGTTCAACCTGTGGCGCACGGTGACGCACGGCGTGCCCGCCGCCGCCCCGGCCGCCCGCGCGGCCGCGTAG
- the ccoO gene encoding cytochrome-c oxidase, cbb3-type subunit II: MAFRHATIERNSVLLLALTLVTVAIGGLVEIVPLFAVETTIERVAGVRPYTPLELMGRNIYIREGCYVCHSQMVRPLRDEVERYGHYSLAAESMYDHPFQWGSKRTGPDLARVGGKYSNEWHVAHMVAPRSVVPESIMPSYPFLDRPLDYASIAGHLKANRTVGVPYTEAMIANAVADLEAQSNPDASTKGLLERYPKAVVAAFDGDPARITEMDALLAYLQMLGTLVKFSDVKPEQLRQ; encoded by the coding sequence ATGGCCTTCCGTCACGCCACCATCGAGCGCAACAGCGTGCTGCTGCTGGCGCTCACCCTGGTCACCGTCGCGATCGGCGGTCTGGTCGAGATCGTGCCGCTGTTCGCCGTCGAGACCACCATCGAGCGCGTCGCCGGCGTCCGGCCCTACACGCCGCTCGAGCTGATGGGCCGCAACATCTACATCCGCGAGGGCTGCTACGTCTGCCACAGCCAGATGGTGCGGCCGTTGCGCGACGAGGTCGAGCGCTACGGACACTACAGCCTCGCCGCCGAGAGCATGTACGACCACCCGTTCCAGTGGGGCTCGAAGCGCACCGGGCCGGATCTCGCGCGCGTCGGCGGCAAGTACTCGAACGAATGGCACGTCGCGCACATGGTGGCGCCGCGCTCCGTCGTGCCGGAGTCGATCATGCCGTCCTATCCGTTCCTCGACCGGCCGCTCGACTACGCCTCGATCGCCGGCCACCTCAAGGCGAACCGGACCGTCGGCGTGCCCTACACCGAGGCGATGATCGCCAACGCCGTCGCCGACCTCGAGGCGCAGAGCAACCCCGACGCCAGCACGAAGGGACTGCTCGAGCGCTATCCGAAGGCCGTGGTCGCGGCGTTCGACGGCGATCCCGCCCGGATCACCGAGATGGACGCGTTGCTGGCCTATCTCCAGATGCTCGGGACGCTCGTGAAGTTCAGCGACGTCAAGCCCGAGCAACTCAGGCAGTAG
- the ccoP gene encoding cytochrome-c oxidase, cbb3-type subunit III produces the protein MAGNVERDAVSGTETTGHEWDGIKELNTPLPRWWIYTFYATIVWAVAWCVFYPWFPGMTGILGHTERKDVAATLSRAADVQKPYLDRIRGASLDDIRKDPQLLSVARTGGRIAFNINCAPCHQSGGAGIKGYPNLADDEWLWGGSMAEIEHTIRFGIRSDHDKGRQSQMPRFGLDGALTPAQIDDVVEHVLSLSKAQHDPAKAARGAKVYAEQCVACHLEGGKGNREVGAPALNDAIWLYGGDRASIRASVHASRAGAMPAWEGRLDEATIKMLSLYVHGLGGGK, from the coding sequence ATGGCCGGTAACGTCGAGCGCGACGCCGTCAGCGGCACCGAGACCACGGGTCACGAGTGGGACGGCATCAAGGAGCTGAACACGCCGCTGCCGCGATGGTGGATATACACGTTCTACGCGACGATCGTCTGGGCGGTGGCGTGGTGCGTCTTCTATCCTTGGTTCCCCGGCATGACGGGAATCCTCGGCCACACCGAGCGCAAGGACGTGGCCGCGACGCTGTCGCGGGCGGCTGACGTCCAGAAGCCCTACCTCGACAGGATCCGCGGCGCGTCGCTCGACGACATCCGCAAGGACCCCCAGCTGCTGAGCGTCGCCCGGACGGGCGGCCGGATCGCGTTCAACATCAACTGCGCGCCGTGCCACCAGTCCGGCGGCGCCGGGATCAAGGGCTACCCCAACCTGGCCGACGACGAGTGGCTGTGGGGCGGTTCGATGGCGGAGATCGAGCACACGATCCGCTTCGGCATCCGCTCGGACCACGACAAGGGGCGCCAGTCGCAGATGCCGCGCTTCGGGCTCGACGGCGCGCTGACGCCGGCCCAGATCGACGATGTGGTCGAACACGTGCTGTCGCTGTCGAAGGCCCAGCACGACCCGGCGAAGGCGGCGCGTGGCGCCAAGGTCTACGCGGAGCAGTGCGTCGCCTGCCATCTCGAGGGCGGCAAGGGCAACCGCGAGGTCGGAGCGCCGGCGCTGAACGACGCCATCTGGCTGTACGGCGGCGACCGCGCTTCGATCCGCGCCAGCGTCCACGCGTCGCGCGCCGGCGCCATGCCGGCCTGGGAGGGCCGCCTCGACGAGGCGACGATCAAGATGCTCTCCCTCTACGTGCACGGGCTCGGCGGCGGCAAGTAG